Proteins co-encoded in one Capnocytophaga ochracea DSM 7271 genomic window:
- a CDS encoding response regulator transcription factor — MLFELTFGTDIQLTPLEKEMLLLANEGMFSKKISEKLNISVHTINRHRQNILEKLQVDNIVEAIAFAKRMRAIG; from the coding sequence GTGCTTTTCGAGTTGACCTTTGGTACTGATATACAACTTACGCCTCTCGAAAAAGAGATGTTGCTACTAGCAAATGAAGGAATGTTCAGCAAAAAAATCTCCGAAAAATTGAACATCAGTGTACATACAATAAACCGCCATAGGCAAAATATCCTCGAAAAACTACAAGTAGATAATATAGTGGAAGCTATTGCTTTTGCCAAAAGAATGAGAGCAATTGGTTAA
- a CDS encoding LuxR C-terminal-related transcriptional regulator, with the protein MTTDKSIEEIAQEYIPHLKILEEAGSFAVFLLDRFGRYYYVTEYVTEDIQASDKLNIEKLVYPDDLEVVRRIDKKVWEFLDTLPEEEKLTYKYIYEMRVLDRGKYVRMIYQMRILAFKDDNFLGMGIIDLAPEQSANTSVRFQIKNCLTDEIVPFAIESATNTLLTPREREILALAKEGMFSKEISEKLNISVHTVNRHRQNILEKLQVGNIIEAIRS; encoded by the coding sequence ATGACAACCGATAAAAGCATAGAGGAAATAGCACAGGAATACATTCCACACTTAAAAATCTTAGAAGAAGCAGGTAGTTTTGCTGTTTTTCTGTTAGATAGATTCGGTCGTTACTATTATGTAACCGAATATGTAACCGAAGATATTCAAGCTTCTGATAAACTCAATATTGAGAAATTGGTGTATCCCGATGATTTAGAAGTGGTAAGACGAATTGATAAAAAAGTATGGGAGTTTTTGGACACGCTCCCCGAGGAAGAAAAGCTAACTTACAAATATATCTATGAAATGAGAGTCTTGGATAGAGGAAAGTATGTACGAATGATTTACCAAATGCGCATATTAGCCTTTAAAGACGATAATTTTCTCGGAATGGGCATCATAGACCTCGCTCCTGAACAATCGGCAAACACTTCTGTCCGCTTTCAGATAAAAAACTGCCTTACCGATGAGATTGTACCTTTTGCTATCGAAAGTGCTACTAATACCCTCCTCACCCCACGCGAGAGAGAAATACTCGCCCTTGCCAAAGAGGGAATGTTCAGTAAAGAAATCTCCGAAAAATTGAACATCAGCGTACATACCGTAAACCGCCACCGCCAAAATATCCTCGAAAAACTACAAGTAGGTAATATCATTGAAGCAATAAGGTCGTAG
- a CDS encoding CPBP family intramembrane glutamic endopeptidase, with protein MKNQTRTIRNLCIFIFVALSCGWIGVWVDSLTGETTGDFSDTSNGTSGMGIFIVAPVLTWLLLRAFMGDGWRDAGLRPLIKKNLRWYGLATLIYPAVIAVTLLIGELFGWLDVQIRWTDYLAGFGIFVVAEFVKNFFEESSWRGYLTARLLSLNIKDVWLYLIVGVVWCSWHWPYFFYFIKPEQIFAVFPYDKVTFCIMALVCCISWTVMYTELFRLTKSIWPGVWMHAIEDTTINSLIYDKHIFIETGKHILISPVSGIIPCLLFLGVGLWLRRIRLIQEQL; from the coding sequence ATGAAGAATCAAACACGAACCATTAGAAATTTATGTATTTTTATTTTCGTAGCCCTCAGTTGTGGCTGGATAGGCGTATGGGTTGATTCGCTTACGGGTGAAACGACAGGTGATTTCAGTGATACCAGTAATGGTACTAGCGGAATGGGTATTTTTATCGTTGCTCCAGTGCTTACTTGGCTTCTGTTGCGCGCCTTTATGGGTGATGGTTGGCGCGATGCAGGGTTGCGTCCGCTTATCAAGAAAAACTTACGTTGGTATGGGCTGGCAACCCTTATTTACCCTGCGGTGATTGCCGTTACCCTGCTTATAGGGGAGCTTTTTGGCTGGCTAGATGTACAAATCCGGTGGACGGACTACCTTGCGGGCTTTGGTATTTTTGTAGTAGCCGAATTTGTAAAGAATTTCTTTGAAGAATCGTCGTGGCGAGGGTATCTTACCGCCCGTTTGCTCAGTTTGAATATTAAAGATGTGTGGCTTTACCTCATTGTGGGGGTAGTGTGGTGCTCGTGGCATTGGCCTTACTTTTTCTACTTTATAAAACCCGAACAGATATTTGCTGTATTCCCTTACGATAAGGTTACTTTTTGTATAATGGCATTAGTGTGCTGCATCTCCTGGACGGTGATGTATACCGAACTTTTCCGCCTTACCAAGTCGATATGGCCTGGGGTGTGGATGCACGCTATTGAGGATACCACTATCAACAGTTTGATATACGATAAGCATATTTTTATAGAAACGGGCAAACATATACTCATTTCCCCTGTTTCGGGCATAATCCCTTGTCTGCTGTTCCTTGGCGTAGGTTTATGGCTACGAAGAATTAGACTTATACAAGAACAACTCTGA
- a CDS encoding carbonic anhydrase, which produces MPTYNKIFENNRQWVKHRKEGDPHFFKKLAEDQNPDYLYIGCSDSRVAAEELMGVGPGKVFVHRNIANVVNTLDMSSTAVIQYAVEHLQVKHIVVCGHYDCGGVKAAMQAKDFGLLNPWLRTIRDVYRLHQAELDAITDADHRYRRLVELNVEEQCFNVTKMAVVQESYLKHQYPAVHGWVFDIHTGELIDLNLDFEAFLHKIQKIYDLTGQEWYKPY; this is translated from the coding sequence ATGCCTACTTACAACAAAATATTCGAAAACAATCGTCAATGGGTAAAACACCGCAAAGAGGGCGACCCTCATTTCTTCAAGAAACTCGCCGAAGACCAAAACCCCGATTACCTCTATATAGGTTGCTCCGATAGTCGTGTAGCTGCCGAAGAGTTAATGGGTGTAGGTCCTGGTAAAGTGTTTGTACACCGCAATATTGCCAATGTAGTAAACACCCTCGATATGAGCTCTACTGCCGTGATACAATACGCCGTCGAACACCTGCAAGTAAAGCATATTGTCGTATGTGGTCATTACGATTGCGGAGGTGTAAAAGCTGCTATGCAAGCCAAAGACTTTGGTTTGTTAAACCCTTGGTTACGTACCATTCGCGATGTATACCGCTTGCATCAAGCAGAACTCGATGCCATTACTGATGCCGACCACCGTTACCGCCGTTTGGTAGAACTGAACGTAGAAGAACAGTGTTTCAATGTTACCAAAATGGCAGTTGTGCAAGAAAGTTATCTCAAACACCAATACCCTGCTGTTCACGGTTGGGTATTCGATATTCACACCGGCGAACTCATAGACCTTAATCTCGACTTCGAAGCCTTCCTTCATAAAATCCAAAAGATATACGACCTCACCGGACAAGAATGGTATAAACCCTACTAA
- a CDS encoding SusC/RagA family TonB-linked outer membrane protein codes for MKRKYLTFVMFVLSCFLTTLMAQTISVKGKVTDDKKTPLPGVSVVVKGSTHGTSTDFDGNYQIQAKAGDVLEFSFVGFTTQTKKVVGGGNSYTVNVQLKEDTQQLSEVVVVGFATQKKENLTGAVTSVDSKALENRPVNNVTQALQGNVSGLNFSVGNGGGQLDSNLSFNIRGTGTIGSGSSGSPLVLIDGMEGDMNTLNPNDIESISVLKDAASASIYGSRAAFGVILVTTKSGKDGRMTMNYSTNYRLASPVGIPNMLDSESFAYYFNEAQKNNGGAPVFEDRIVQNIKAYKAGLLKDATDWNPTKDGNGAWNDYKQSWANVDWFKEFYRTSAPSQEHNFTARGGTEKIKYYVSLGWLDAEGLSRYNTDKMSRYSAQGKISAQILPYLKLDYNSRFSRIDFSRSSYLGGLFFHNIARRWPTLPLKDPNGHYMNGNEIAQLNEGRDKTQSDELTQQLALVFNPIKGWVTNVELNYRTSTVFNNWYYLPIYKYGLHGEPIAISRDGSAPAGHSKISEAAGRYNFFNTNIYSSYTKEIEKHTVTVLAGFQSELNKTRHFWASRDGLYSKNSLSLNTSGGKNDDVGGDYQHWSTAGFFGRINYNYDSKYLLEVNARYDGSSRFLRDQRWNLFTSASVGWNIAKESFWEHLGKFGEAVSEFKLRGSYGELGNQNTDSWYPFYQTMNIGANNGNWLLNGDKTNTAYAPGLIASTLTWEKVASWNAGFDLTALKNRFKFTFELFSRKTYNMVGPAPELPPVLGTSPARINNTDMVSNGFEIITSWNDKIGENFSYNIKANLTDSRQKITKYPNKNNSLGNYYEGQYLGEIWGYQTRGIAKTDAEMTEWLKTHDQSALGNNWAAGDIMYEDLNGDGKINGGSNTVGDPGDRKIIGNTTPRYNFGLLVDLKYKNVYFSMFWQGTGKRDLIFNDSPYFRGANQNVWQSAGFKEHLDYFRPEGTDSPFGTNVDAYYPRPTMDGGGKNFVGQTRWVQNAAYVRLKNIQLGYDFPSDIMKTIGIDNLRIYISADNVFTFTKLSKIFDPEANGGSWGQGKLYPLSRVISTGLSLTF; via the coding sequence ATGAAAAGAAAGTATTTAACATTTGTTATGTTTGTGTTAAGTTGCTTTTTAACAACTCTTATGGCACAAACCATCTCAGTAAAAGGTAAAGTTACTGACGATAAGAAAACGCCTTTACCCGGAGTTTCCGTAGTGGTTAAAGGCTCCACGCACGGTACATCTACTGATTTTGACGGTAATTACCAAATCCAAGCCAAAGCAGGCGATGTGCTTGAGTTTAGCTTTGTAGGGTTTACTACCCAGACTAAAAAAGTTGTAGGGGGGGGGAATTCTTATACAGTTAATGTACAACTAAAAGAAGATACCCAGCAACTCAGCGAAGTGGTAGTGGTGGGGTTTGCCACTCAAAAGAAAGAAAACCTTACAGGTGCAGTAACCTCAGTAGATTCCAAAGCATTAGAGAATCGCCCCGTAAACAACGTAACCCAAGCCTTACAAGGAAACGTTTCGGGGTTGAACTTTTCGGTAGGAAATGGAGGTGGACAGTTGGATAGTAACCTTTCATTCAACATTCGCGGAACAGGTACTATTGGTTCAGGTTCTAGTGGTAGTCCGTTAGTACTTATAGATGGTATGGAAGGCGATATGAATACTTTAAATCCTAATGATATAGAAAGTATTTCGGTATTGAAAGATGCAGCTTCGGCTTCTATTTATGGGTCTCGTGCAGCTTTTGGGGTGATTTTGGTAACTACTAAATCAGGTAAAGATGGTAGAATGACAATGAATTATAGTACCAATTACCGTCTTGCCTCACCAGTAGGTATCCCTAATATGTTGGATTCAGAAAGTTTTGCTTATTACTTCAATGAAGCTCAAAAGAATAACGGAGGAGCTCCTGTATTTGAAGATCGTATTGTGCAGAATATCAAGGCATATAAAGCAGGATTGCTAAAAGATGCTACCGATTGGAACCCAACCAAAGATGGAAACGGTGCTTGGAATGACTACAAGCAAAGTTGGGCTAATGTAGATTGGTTTAAAGAGTTTTATAGAACTTCTGCTCCTTCACAAGAGCATAATTTCACAGCTCGTGGAGGTACTGAAAAGATAAAATATTACGTGTCATTAGGTTGGCTTGATGCTGAGGGATTATCTCGCTATAATACCGATAAAATGTCGCGTTATTCAGCACAAGGGAAAATATCAGCACAAATACTTCCTTATTTAAAGTTGGATTATAATTCCCGTTTTAGTCGTATAGATTTCTCCCGTTCTTCTTATTTAGGAGGATTATTTTTCCACAATATAGCAAGACGTTGGCCTACTTTGCCACTCAAAGATCCCAATGGGCATTATATGAATGGTAATGAGATAGCACAGCTTAATGAAGGACGCGATAAAACACAAAGTGATGAACTTACCCAACAATTAGCTTTGGTATTCAACCCTATAAAAGGATGGGTAACCAATGTAGAGCTCAACTATCGCACTTCTACTGTCTTTAATAATTGGTACTACTTGCCTATCTACAAATATGGCTTACACGGAGAGCCTATTGCTATCTCACGTGATGGTTCAGCACCTGCAGGTCATTCAAAAATAAGTGAAGCAGCAGGGCGTTATAACTTCTTTAATACCAATATTTATTCATCTTACACAAAAGAAATTGAAAAACATACGGTTACTGTTTTAGCAGGGTTTCAATCTGAACTAAACAAAACACGTCATTTTTGGGCTTCTCGTGATGGTTTGTACAGCAAAAACTCTCTTTCACTGAACACCTCAGGAGGAAAAAATGATGATGTAGGAGGTGATTATCAACACTGGTCAACCGCAGGTTTCTTTGGTAGGATCAACTACAATTATGACAGCAAATACTTATTGGAAGTGAATGCTCGTTATGACGGTAGTAGCCGTTTCTTGCGCGACCAACGTTGGAACTTGTTTACTTCAGCTTCTGTCGGTTGGAATATTGCCAAAGAAAGCTTTTGGGAACACCTTGGCAAATTTGGTGAAGCGGTAAGTGAGTTTAAGCTAAGAGGTTCTTATGGAGAATTGGGTAACCAAAATACTGATAGCTGGTATCCTTTCTATCAAACAATGAATATAGGGGCTAACAATGGTAATTGGCTACTCAATGGAGATAAGACCAATACAGCCTACGCTCCAGGGTTAATAGCCTCTACTCTTACCTGGGAAAAAGTAGCTTCTTGGAATGCTGGTTTTGACCTAACAGCTTTAAAAAACCGTTTTAAGTTTACTTTTGAATTGTTTAGCCGTAAAACCTATAATATGGTAGGTCCTGCACCAGAACTTCCTCCTGTATTGGGTACTTCTCCTGCTCGTATCAACAATACCGATATGGTATCAAACGGATTTGAAATTATAACCAGCTGGAATGACAAAATAGGAGAAAATTTCTCGTACAACATTAAAGCTAATCTTACCGACAGCCGTCAAAAAATTACAAAATACCCTAACAAGAATAACTCCTTAGGAAATTATTACGAAGGACAGTATTTGGGTGAAATATGGGGCTACCAAACACGTGGCATTGCTAAAACAGATGCAGAGATGACCGAATGGTTAAAAACACACGACCAAAGTGCTTTGGGTAACAACTGGGCAGCAGGTGATATAATGTATGAAGACCTCAATGGTGATGGTAAAATCAACGGAGGTTCTAATACTGTGGGTGACCCAGGTGATAGAAAAATTATAGGAAACACTACTCCTCGCTATAATTTTGGACTACTTGTTGATTTGAAATACAAAAACGTATATTTCAGTATGTTTTGGCAAGGTACAGGTAAGCGCGATTTAATCTTCAACGACTCTCCTTATTTTAGAGGAGCTAACCAAAACGTATGGCAATCAGCAGGCTTTAAAGAGCATTTAGATTACTTCCGTCCCGAAGGTACTGACAGTCCTTTTGGTACTAATGTAGATGCGTATTACCCACGTCCTACTATGGACGGTGGAGGAAAGAACTTTGTGGGTCAAACCCGTTGGGTACAAAATGCAGCCTATGTGCGTTTGAAAAATATACAATTAGGTTATGACTTCCCTTCTGATATTATGAAAACTATTGGTATAGACAATTTGCGAATTTATATCTCAGCCGATAACGTATTTACCTTTACCAAACTCTCTAAGATATTCGACCCAGAAGCCAATGGAGGTTCTTGGGGACAAGGCAAGCTATACCCTCTTTCAAGAGTGATTTCAACAGGATTAAGTTTAACCTTCTAA
- a CDS encoding RagB/SusD family nutrient uptake outer membrane protein, protein MKKIYKNIIIATFSVGLIGCNKFLDREPLSNITPQQYFNTESDMAAYTISYYNFPTHGGYSIGRFKADNGTDNQADRSPNAAWLKGQWHVPTGTDGYDFGNIRAINYFIAEVTPKIEEGKVVGNPANINHYLGEAYFLRAYEYFNRLENYGDFPIIKTVLPDNEDELIEASKRRPRNEVARFILEDLDKAISLLKSSPVEGKNRISKEVAQLFRSRVALFEGTWLKYHKGTAHVPGGAGWPGANMPYLSGFSINIDTEINYFLTEAMTSAKAVADAFPLVTNNHNTTGADVFSNPYFKMYGDNSLSGYSEVLFWRQYSAEKSVGHYTNGFLTGGGNSGYTRGFVDTFLMKNGLPIYANGSGYQGDTDLTTVKVNRDERLQLFMRVPGDYLAVTQQVNNYPDIINSIVERKSVTGYDVKKGLNGEAKYLTDAVLTETGCIVFRAAEAYLNYIEACYVKNNSLDNDASRYWKALRARAGVSEDYSATIAATDLNKENDWAVYSAGQKVDATLYNIRRERRCEFIAEGMRNNDLRRWRAMDQLRNYQIEGMNLWTSMYDKDTYKNTDGTSKLIALPAASPNISAKALSVYIRPYQIIQQNNLYYNGITWTKAHYLSPIGFENFLRTSKGGNIATSVVYPNPYWPAQADGIPTE, encoded by the coding sequence ATGAAAAAGATATATAAAAATATAATCATAGCTACCTTTTCGGTAGGGCTTATAGGATGTAATAAGTTTTTGGATAGAGAGCCATTATCAAACATCACTCCTCAACAGTATTTCAATACCGAATCGGATATGGCGGCATATACCATTAGTTATTATAATTTTCCTACTCACGGAGGATATAGTATAGGGCGATTCAAAGCAGATAATGGTACTGACAACCAAGCCGATAGAAGTCCTAATGCTGCATGGCTAAAAGGACAATGGCACGTACCTACTGGAACAGATGGGTATGATTTTGGGAATATCAGAGCTATCAACTATTTTATAGCAGAAGTAACCCCAAAAATAGAGGAAGGAAAAGTAGTAGGAAATCCTGCTAATATCAACCACTACTTAGGTGAAGCATACTTTTTAAGAGCTTATGAATATTTTAATCGTTTAGAAAATTACGGAGATTTTCCTATTATAAAAACAGTACTTCCCGATAATGAAGACGAGCTAATAGAAGCTTCCAAACGTCGCCCTCGCAATGAGGTAGCCCGCTTTATCTTAGAAGATTTAGACAAAGCTATCAGTTTATTAAAATCAAGTCCTGTGGAAGGTAAAAATCGTATCAGCAAAGAAGTTGCGCAGCTTTTCCGCTCGCGTGTAGCTCTTTTTGAAGGTACTTGGCTCAAATATCACAAAGGTACAGCCCACGTGCCAGGAGGTGCTGGTTGGCCAGGGGCTAATATGCCTTACTTATCAGGATTTTCTATTAACATAGACACTGAAATTAATTACTTTTTGACAGAAGCAATGACTTCTGCCAAAGCTGTAGCCGATGCTTTTCCATTAGTAACCAACAACCACAATACTACTGGTGCTGATGTATTTAGTAATCCTTATTTCAAAATGTATGGAGACAATAGTCTATCAGGCTATTCAGAAGTGTTGTTTTGGAGACAGTACAGTGCTGAAAAAAGTGTAGGACATTATACCAATGGTTTCTTGACTGGTGGTGGTAACAGTGGGTATACACGTGGTTTTGTAGATACTTTCTTGATGAAAAACGGTTTGCCTATTTACGCCAATGGTTCTGGCTACCAAGGTGATACCGATCTTACTACTGTAAAAGTAAACAGAGATGAGCGCTTGCAACTCTTTATGCGTGTACCAGGTGATTATTTGGCTGTTACTCAGCAAGTGAATAACTATCCTGACATTATCAACTCAATAGTTGAAAGAAAATCGGTAACAGGATATGACGTAAAAAAAGGATTGAATGGCGAAGCTAAGTATCTTACCGATGCAGTGCTTACTGAGACAGGTTGTATAGTATTCCGTGCTGCCGAGGCTTACCTTAACTATATTGAAGCTTGCTATGTAAAAAACAATAGCCTTGATAATGATGCTAGCCGTTATTGGAAAGCTTTACGCGCTCGTGCTGGAGTCAGTGAGGATTATAGTGCTACTATAGCCGCTACCGACCTTAACAAAGAAAACGACTGGGCGGTCTATTCAGCAGGACAAAAGGTAGATGCTACTTTGTATAATATTCGTCGTGAACGCCGTTGTGAGTTCATAGCTGAGGGAATGCGCAATAACGACCTTCGTCGTTGGCGCGCTATGGATCAGCTCCGCAATTATCAAATAGAAGGAATGAATCTTTGGACAAGTATGTATGATAAGGATACTTATAAGAATACTGATGGTACTTCTAAATTAATAGCTTTACCTGCTGCGAGTCCTAATATATCGGCAAAAGCGTTGAGCGTGTACATTCGTCCTTACCAAATTATACAACAAAATAACTTGTATTACAATGGTATTACTTGGACAAAAGCACACTACCTATCACCTATTGGTTTTGAAAACTTCTTGCGTACTTCCAAAGGCGGCAATATAGCCACTTCGGTTGTTTATCCAAATCCATATTGGCCAGCACAAGCCGATGGTATTCCTACTGAATAA